A stretch of Mytilus edulis chromosome 11, xbMytEdul2.2, whole genome shotgun sequence DNA encodes these proteins:
- the LOC139494865 gene encoding carboxypeptidase inhibitor SmCI-like isoform X1: MRRNIILILAILVLVVGVISRDNICDLPKVAGPCNAKLPRFHYDVETGRCKKFVYGGCDGNENNFKTRQDCFTTCRIRVCTLLKLSGTGPLSIQRWFYNVESMKCEKFIYRRGKRNKNNFRNKRKCERLCQGIEKDSCGPPRDCARPPPGTCVESLFEIINGEKCYAGCKYPRCKKGSCPTSATPSPCSNTCNEGHNGDDTDCPGDQLCCSGGCCRDPILEPKIGDCPEDPKPKTCLLKQSECQLDGQCNGKRKCCRFTCHKFCVDPDENK, translated from the exons ATGCGCAGAAATATTATTCTGATTCTTGCCATTCTCGTTTTG GTTGTTGGTGTAATATCGAGGGATAATATTTGTGACCTACCGAAAGTTGCTGGACCATGTAATGCAAAATTGCCACGATTTCATTATGACGTAGAAACTGGTCGGTGTAAAAAGTTTGTCTATGGTGGGTGTGATGGAAACGAAAACAATTTCAAAACGAGGCAAGACTGTTTTACCACCTGCAGGATACGAG TTTGTACACTACTAAAGTTAAGTGGGACGGGTCCATTGTCTATTCAAAGATGGTTTTACAATGTAGAAAGTATGAAGTGTGAAAAGTTTATATATAGAAGAGGAAAACGCAATAAgaataattttagaaacaaaaggAAATGTGAACGACTATGTCAAGGCATCG AGAAAGATTCTTGTGGGCCACCCCGAGATTGCGCTCGACCTCCGCCAGGTACTTGCGTGGAATCTCTATTTGAAATCATCAATGGAGAGAAATGTTACGCAGGGTGCAAATATCCAAGGTGTAAAAAG GGTTCCTGTCCGACAAGTGCAACACCTTCCCCGTGTAGTAACACATGCAACGAAGGACACAACGGAGATGACACAGACTGTCCTGGTGATCAACTGTGTTGCAGCGGAGGATGTTGTCGGGATCCAATTTTAG AACCGAAAATTGGTGATTGCCCTGAAGATCCAAAACCAAAAACTTGTCTCTTAAAACAATCTGAATGTCAGCTGGATGGACAGTGTAACGGAAAACGGAAATGTTGCAGATTTACATGTCACAAGTTTTGTGTCGACccagatgaaaataaataa
- the LOC139494865 gene encoding carboxypeptidase inhibitor SmCI-like isoform X2, giving the protein MCIRTLKVVGVISRDNICDLPKVAGPCNAKLPRFHYDVETGRCKKFVYGGCDGNENNFKTRQDCFTTCRIRVCTLLKLSGTGPLSIQRWFYNVESMKCEKFIYRRGKRNKNNFRNKRKCERLCQGIEKDSCGPPRDCARPPPGTCVESLFEIINGEKCYAGCKYPRCKKGSCPTSATPSPCSNTCNEGHNGDDTDCPGDQLCCSGGCCRDPILEPKIGDCPEDPKPKTCLLKQSECQLDGQCNGKRKCCRFTCHKFCVDPDENK; this is encoded by the exons ATGTGCATTCGAACATTGAAGGTTGTTGGTGTAATATCGAGGGATAATATTTGTGACCTACCGAAAGTTGCTGGACCATGTAATGCAAAATTGCCACGATTTCATTATGACGTAGAAACTGGTCGGTGTAAAAAGTTTGTCTATGGTGGGTGTGATGGAAACGAAAACAATTTCAAAACGAGGCAAGACTGTTTTACCACCTGCAGGATACGAG TTTGTACACTACTAAAGTTAAGTGGGACGGGTCCATTGTCTATTCAAAGATGGTTTTACAATGTAGAAAGTATGAAGTGTGAAAAGTTTATATATAGAAGAGGAAAACGCAATAAgaataattttagaaacaaaaggAAATGTGAACGACTATGTCAAGGCATCG AGAAAGATTCTTGTGGGCCACCCCGAGATTGCGCTCGACCTCCGCCAGGTACTTGCGTGGAATCTCTATTTGAAATCATCAATGGAGAGAAATGTTACGCAGGGTGCAAATATCCAAGGTGTAAAAAG GGTTCCTGTCCGACAAGTGCAACACCTTCCCCGTGTAGTAACACATGCAACGAAGGACACAACGGAGATGACACAGACTGTCCTGGTGATCAACTGTGTTGCAGCGGAGGATGTTGTCGGGATCCAATTTTAG AACCGAAAATTGGTGATTGCCCTGAAGATCCAAAACCAAAAACTTGTCTCTTAAAACAATCTGAATGTCAGCTGGATGGACAGTGTAACGGAAAACGGAAATGTTGCAGATTTACATGTCACAAGTTTTGTGTCGACccagatgaaaataaataa
- the LOC139494315 gene encoding uncharacterized protein: MDRMIKMTPILENNDYHDYKRVVHINLECKYIFGVQKPFELFCCDDLQEKLGICKECYPGFKSRRKKYEYRCMNWRCICKDNQRCHNEHGCIDVKPLYTEVDSKHDGFTPLTLTNEQSAPTPVAATTSLTNASLGMVKTEIFIYSLFGVGTFFILCFIIGLCVYKKSHKENINSNSETIQNTGVINRIYEESNNVEQNQLVSRERASDNEYVAM, encoded by the exons ATGGATCGTATGATAAAGATGACACCAATTTTGGAAAACAATGACTACCATGACTACAAAAGAGTTgtccacatcaatttagagtgcaa aTATATATTTGGTGTACAAAAACCATTTGAGTTATTTTGCTGTGACGATTTACAAGAGAAATTAGGAATTTGCAAAG AATGTTATCCTGGCTTTAAATCACGGAGAAAGAAATATGAGTACAGATGTATGAACTGGCGGTGTATTTGCAAGGATAATCAAcg TTGCCACAATGAGCATGGATGTATAGACGTTAAGCCATTGTACACAGAAGTTGACAGCAAACATG ACGGTTTTACACCACTGACATTGACAAATGAACAAAGTGCTCCAACACCAGTGGCGGCAACAACATCTTTAACGAATGCAAGTTTag GTATGGTAAAAACAGAAATCTTCATTTATTCGTTGTTTGGAGTCGGTACATTTTTTATTCTCTGTTTTATCATCGGTTTATGTGTATATAAAAAGTCTCACAAGGAAAACATTAACTCAAATTCAGAAACTATCCAAAATACAGGTGTTATCAATCGCATATACGAAGAATCCAATAACGTTGAACAGAACCAACTCGTCTCAAGAGAACGGGCAAGTGATAATGAATACGTAGCAATGTAG